The proteins below come from a single Bryobacter aggregatus MPL3 genomic window:
- a CDS encoding Ig domain-containing protein, translating to MRIIQKVVLASLFVVAAAFGQITIQPYTFPDGTQSTSYGPVTLVATGAMNYAWFISEGALPSGLGIDPSTGVVSGFLDSGAMPGVYPFTVRAVDSSSIAYGERNFSIRVVAPPTLTATQSSLPNAVANTPYSVTLASYFTVNGGVAPYKFQYEYSPVSGLNLNSAGTILSGAAHVAPNTYVFSLYVRDANHAISNVANINLTVTSLPLQISTSTLPNWTVNQPYFGVIQSANGIGAYRYSATGSLPPGVVNIPKANCPLLPTNPVAGRYFQAQASLSGGTGPYRFWITNADPPLQLTMNSAGTLSGAAPSAGSYPYTLYAEDATGLQVYRDCALTIVPPYSGFSMSAACPQSYAQLGSHYASGLTLLDAQYPFGIQLLSGSFPAGLSLNSEGLLSGTPTTAGLSTFTMRGTSGSEVVDKTCTIRVFNAPSPVNAGAIFGTPTTTGTFNFTATVDDDYEETASQTYQVTINAAPAFGSIVMPQGVQGTAYSSSAVPSARSGGTPTFSWSIATGGLPPGLNLNSDGSIGGTPSASGSYTAGIRVTDLSGATAVATVQIVILSSGSSGPVTITTTEIPSGVVDIAYPAFSFAASGGTGTGYHFDVSDGSLPAGLSLSSSGVLSGTPHVTGSFNVAIRAVDSGNNSAVRSYTGLITSFTCPDNSAIVGQTYSSAATLGQFGAIVYSVVGGSLPTGLTLNSSNGYVTGTPTVEGLYTFTLRAGDVSSRTVNRSCSITTQSPIQLTSPRTTARVGVPYYSGVSAVGGTSGYSFSIVSGNLPNGLALNSSTGGIQGTPTTAGTSNFRVRAVDSASRTAERDFLIVSLTRTTTPSLRCPLPYTISNTPYRSALSVNLSGTLTYAITSGTLPPGFSLNAQTGLISGTTNMGTDTSSSSERTFTATVSGGLNGPISTSCTIFGGASATFLLNVACPDQNDLVAGEAYTSPAIASAGRRPYSYSLYQSSPPPGLSLNPETGMLSGTPFASGTYPYQIAVQDSSNIYYEVSPPPTTASCVANISNATPLNWVTTSLPTGSPNSSYSAPLVLSGGIAPYHYYLSGSLPAGLSLSSSTGVISGTPQSPGTTTFSVTAYDYMEQSATRSFSITIGTTDPLHFATSFVDGGTVGLSYSQSIQAAGGTPPYRFAVSSGSVTPGVSFSADGRLSGTPTTAGTYTFTVVLSDAAGGSVDARFSMPVFQGSFRLGCPNAAAEFGVPYLSAANVLGGRSPYLFSLSSGSLPAGLALDPASGSISGTPTALGASVFVFAVSDAGSAKTQTQCSIGVANGDLRILTAGPIAVTAGESYTGKVEAGGGKSPYSWTLLVAPNDSGFKLASDGSYSGVALTKGNFALSLQVKDATGATASRTILLAAGNSTLSLSCPATLTLPLGVTTRGSFPISGGLAPYTLALASGTLPTAFAFDATSTGAANFSAKPEEAGKFTGEFEATDRTGTSVKTSCIFEVTGQPFLISTTSLADGAVGGAYASTVATSGAVGFVRFGITSGSLPEGLSIDVLSGSIEGTPTKKGSFGFTVTATDDLKRKAPKALSIEIKDGNLPLTITTGSPLSDAIVGKAYSAGFGVEGGKAPYSWSIEGTPAGLNANGDSVSGTPTQAGDVSLSVSVSDAKGAKAQKSFLLHVKPAGSLDITTDAIPDGKVDEAYAAGLAAEGGSQPLFWTIVRGSIPSGVSFDPATGSFSGTPSVTGQFGVTVQVMDVTGATARKSYNLEVRPDGVKKLQITTESLPNGSAGVSYSSSIGATGGREPYRWSIDGDLPTGLSFSANGGISGTPSVIGTKSFVVTVTDSLGLRATKVLSLKVTTDSTPGVSVNGLPGTGGVNQNLPFTIQIASPFGVPVTGELTLSFVPDAIHGVDDPAVRFANGTRKMSFTIAAGSTQVTLADANASIATGTLAGTIRVDSVLNFAGVSSPGPSRTIVIARAAPVITAVRVTRSSGSLEIRVEGYSNTRQLSEARIAFSAAGSVDLTTATQVVVNVQAAIQAWFASAASQSFGGQFALTLPFTVSGNPADITGVSVVITNGEGASAAVAAN from the coding sequence CATCGATCCTTCTACGGGCGTTGTGAGTGGTTTTCTGGACTCCGGTGCGATGCCCGGAGTTTATCCCTTCACGGTGCGGGCCGTTGATTCCAGTTCCATTGCCTACGGTGAACGAAATTTTTCGATCCGCGTCGTTGCCCCTCCAACCCTCACCGCCACGCAAAGCAGCCTTCCGAATGCAGTGGCCAACACGCCATATTCGGTAACTCTGGCGAGTTATTTCACAGTGAATGGTGGCGTAGCGCCATACAAATTCCAGTATGAGTATTCCCCGGTGTCCGGGCTTAATTTAAATAGTGCTGGAACGATTCTCTCCGGAGCCGCTCACGTCGCGCCCAATACCTATGTTTTCAGTCTCTATGTCAGAGATGCGAATCATGCCATATCGAATGTGGCGAATATCAATCTCACGGTAACCTCGCTGCCGCTCCAGATTTCAACCTCCACTCTTCCCAACTGGACTGTGAATCAGCCATACTTCGGCGTCATCCAGTCGGCAAACGGGATTGGAGCCTACCGGTATTCCGCCACGGGGAGCTTGCCGCCAGGAGTTGTGAATATCCCAAAGGCGAATTGTCCGTTACTCCCCACCAATCCAGTTGCGGGACGTTACTTTCAGGCTCAAGCGAGTCTTTCGGGAGGAACAGGACCCTATAGATTTTGGATCACGAATGCAGACCCTCCCCTACAACTGACAATGAACTCGGCTGGGACCTTATCCGGCGCCGCGCCGAGTGCAGGTAGCTATCCTTATACGCTTTACGCAGAAGATGCGACAGGACTGCAGGTCTACCGGGATTGTGCGCTGACCATTGTGCCCCCATATTCGGGCTTCAGCATGAGTGCTGCGTGCCCACAGAGTTACGCGCAACTGGGTTCTCACTATGCCTCCGGACTGACTCTGCTTGATGCGCAGTACCCCTTCGGGATTCAATTGCTGAGCGGCAGTTTCCCTGCAGGACTCAGCCTGAACAGCGAAGGTCTGCTCTCCGGGACGCCGACCACGGCTGGTCTGAGTACCTTCACGATGCGAGGAACATCGGGTTCGGAGGTTGTGGATAAGACCTGCACGATTCGTGTTTTCAATGCGCCCTCCCCGGTGAATGCCGGTGCTATTTTCGGCACCCCGACAACAACGGGGACCTTCAACTTTACGGCCACGGTGGACGATGACTACGAAGAAACGGCAAGTCAGACCTACCAGGTGACGATCAATGCTGCGCCTGCTTTTGGAAGCATCGTGATGCCGCAAGGTGTGCAGGGTACGGCCTACTCCAGTAGTGCAGTGCCCTCTGCGCGGAGCGGCGGCACCCCAACCTTTAGCTGGTCCATCGCGACGGGTGGACTGCCGCCCGGCCTCAACTTAAATAGTGACGGAAGTATCGGTGGCACTCCTTCTGCGAGCGGCTCCTATACTGCCGGGATTCGGGTGACTGATCTCAGCGGCGCCACGGCAGTGGCTACGGTGCAGATTGTCATTCTCTCGTCAGGATCGTCGGGTCCAGTCACCATTACGACGACAGAGATTCCGAGCGGCGTAGTTGATATCGCCTATCCGGCATTTTCGTTCGCAGCAAGTGGCGGCACTGGCACCGGATATCATTTCGACGTCAGCGATGGTTCGCTGCCTGCAGGGCTTTCACTGTCATCTTCCGGTGTTCTGAGTGGAACGCCTCACGTGACTGGCAGTTTCAATGTTGCCATTCGGGCCGTCGACAGTGGAAATAATTCCGCGGTGCGCTCCTACACTGGCTTGATTACAAGCTTCACCTGCCCGGACAATTCTGCGATTGTGGGGCAGACTTATAGCTCCGCGGCGACGCTGGGGCAGTTTGGCGCGATTGTTTATTCCGTTGTCGGTGGCAGCCTGCCAACCGGGCTGACCTTGAATTCGTCGAACGGCTATGTGACTGGTACGCCGACTGTGGAAGGACTCTACACCTTTACTCTTCGTGCTGGTGATGTCTCTTCCCGCACGGTGAACCGGTCTTGCTCCATTACCACCCAGAGCCCGATCCAACTCACCAGTCCACGGACGACGGCACGGGTCGGCGTTCCCTATTATTCGGGTGTGTCGGCAGTTGGCGGCACCAGCGGTTACTCGTTCTCGATCGTGAGCGGCAACTTGCCGAATGGGCTGGCATTGAATTCGTCCACTGGGGGCATTCAGGGTACGCCAACGACGGCGGGAACCAGTAATTTCCGCGTCCGGGCTGTCGATAGCGCCAGCCGGACGGCGGAACGCGACTTCCTGATTGTGTCGCTAACGCGCACAACCACACCGTCGCTTCGTTGCCCGTTGCCTTACACAATCAGCAACACTCCATATCGATCTGCACTGAGCGTGAATCTGAGTGGGACCTTGACTTACGCTATTACTAGCGGGACCTTACCCCCGGGCTTCTCGCTGAACGCACAGACGGGTTTGATTAGCGGTACAACGAATATGGGGACCGACACTTCGAGCAGCTCAGAACGCACCTTCACGGCTACCGTGAGTGGTGGTCTGAATGGGCCAATCTCCACTTCCTGCACGATTTTCGGCGGAGCATCCGCGACCTTCCTTCTGAACGTCGCTTGCCCCGATCAGAACGATCTGGTTGCCGGAGAGGCCTATACTTCTCCAGCCATCGCCAGTGCGGGACGACGGCCTTATTCCTACTCGCTCTATCAGAGTTCTCCGCCTCCAGGCCTGAGCCTGAACCCGGAGACCGGCATGCTCTCTGGCACTCCTTTTGCGAGTGGAACTTATCCGTACCAGATCGCCGTCCAAGACTCCAGTAACATTTACTATGAAGTCTCGCCCCCGCCGACAACGGCATCTTGCGTTGCCAATATCTCAAATGCCACTCCGCTGAACTGGGTGACCACTTCTCTTCCCACTGGCAGCCCGAATAGCAGTTATTCCGCGCCGCTTGTGCTGAGTGGAGGCATCGCTCCCTATCATTACTACTTGAGCGGCAGTCTGCCTGCCGGGTTGAGCCTGAGCTCGAGCACCGGCGTGATTTCAGGAACGCCACAATCTCCGGGTACAACAACCTTCTCGGTGACTGCTTATGACTACATGGAGCAGTCTGCCACTCGCAGCTTTTCGATCACAATTGGAACGACAGACCCGTTGCACTTTGCCACGAGCTTTGTGGACGGTGGGACCGTCGGCTTGAGCTACTCGCAGTCGATCCAAGCTGCTGGGGGAACGCCTCCCTACCGGTTTGCAGTGAGCTCCGGCAGTGTTACGCCAGGTGTGAGCTTTTCTGCAGATGGCCGTCTGAGCGGTACGCCAACGACAGCCGGAACCTACACGTTTACAGTGGTGCTGAGCGATGCTGCTGGTGGGAGCGTGGATGCTCGCTTTTCCATGCCAGTATTCCAGGGGAGCTTCCGTCTAGGTTGCCCGAATGCCGCCGCGGAGTTCGGAGTTCCCTATCTTTCCGCCGCGAATGTGTTGGGCGGCAGAAGTCCTTATCTGTTCTCGCTCTCTTCCGGAAGCCTGCCGGCTGGACTGGCACTCGATCCGGCGAGCGGCTCGATCAGCGGGACGCCGACAGCACTCGGCGCTTCGGTATTCGTTTTCGCCGTCAGTGATGCGGGCAGCGCGAAGACGCAGACCCAGTGTTCGATCGGTGTGGCCAATGGCGATCTTCGAATCCTCACTGCCGGGCCGATCGCGGTGACGGCTGGCGAAAGCTACACCGGAAAGGTAGAAGCGGGCGGTGGAAAGAGTCCCTACTCCTGGACACTGCTCGTGGCTCCGAATGACTCTGGCTTCAAGCTCGCGAGCGATGGCAGCTATTCCGGTGTCGCCCTCACAAAGGGGAACTTCGCCCTCTCTCTCCAGGTGAAGGATGCGACGGGGGCAACCGCCAGCCGGACCATTCTGCTGGCTGCGGGAAATTCCACCCTATCGCTCTCCTGTCCCGCGACATTGACGCTGCCCTTGGGCGTGACGACACGCGGCAGCTTCCCAATCAGCGGTGGCCTGGCTCCTTATACTCTGGCTCTTGCCTCGGGAACGTTGCCGACCGCGTTTGCCTTCGATGCCACCTCCACCGGTGCGGCGAACTTCAGCGCGAAGCCAGAAGAGGCGGGTAAATTCACCGGCGAATTCGAAGCGACGGATCGCACGGGGACCTCGGTCAAGACCTCCTGTATCTTTGAGGTGACCGGACAACCCTTCCTCATCTCAACAACCTCGTTGGCAGACGGCGCAGTGGGCGGGGCCTATGCAAGTACAGTGGCCACCAGCGGCGCCGTTGGTTTTGTTCGCTTCGGCATCACGAGCGGCTCCCTGCCAGAGGGGCTGTCGATCGATGTACTTTCCGGCAGCATCGAGGGTACGCCCACCAAGAAGGGTAGCTTTGGCTTTACGGTCACGGCGACGGATGATCTGAAACGCAAGGCGCCCAAAGCGCTGAGCATCGAAATCAAAGACGGCAATCTGCCGCTGACGATTACGACAGGTTCGCCGCTCTCGGACGCGATCGTTGGCAAAGCCTACAGTGCTGGATTTGGAGTAGAAGGAGGGAAGGCTCCGTATAGCTGGAGCATCGAAGGCACTCCCGCCGGGCTGAATGCGAACGGAGACTCCGTGAGTGGCACTCCAACGCAAGCAGGCGATGTGAGCCTTTCGGTATCCGTTTCCGATGCGAAAGGCGCAAAGGCGCAGAAGTCATTCCTGCTGCATGTGAAGCCGGCTGGCTCGCTCGATATTACGACCGATGCGATTCCAGATGGCAAGGTGGATGAAGCCTATGCAGCCGGCCTGGCTGCCGAGGGTGGTTCTCAACCGTTGTTCTGGACCATTGTCCGTGGTTCGATTCCAAGCGGAGTGAGTTTCGATCCGGCGACGGGTTCCTTCTCCGGCACGCCCAGCGTTACCGGGCAGTTTGGAGTTACGGTGCAGGTGATGGATGTGACCGGCGCTACAGCGCGGAAGAGCTACAACTTAGAGGTTCGTCCGGACGGTGTGAAGAAGTTGCAGATCACAACGGAATCGTTGCCGAACGGGAGTGCTGGAGTGAGCTACAGCAGTTCCATTGGCGCAACGGGCGGCCGTGAGCCTTATCGTTGGAGCATCGACGGCGATTTGCCCACTGGGCTCAGCTTCTCTGCGAATGGCGGGATCAGCGGCACGCCTTCCGTAATCGGGACAAAGAGCTTTGTGGTGACGGTGACGGATAGCCTTGGCCTCCGTGCAACGAAGGTCCTCAGCCTCAAGGTGACGACGGATAGCACTCCGGGCGTTTCTGTTAATGGCTTGCCGGGCACTGGCGGTGTGAATCAGAATTTGCCGTTCACGATTCAAATCGCGAGCCCCTTCGGCGTGCCAGTGACAGGGGAATTGACGTTGAGCTTTGTTCCGGACGCCATCCATGGTGTTGACGATCCGGCGGTTCGTTTTGCGAACGGGACTCGCAAGATGAGCTTCACGATTGCAGCCGGGTCGACGCAAGTCACTCTTGCCGATGCAAACGCAAGCATTGCAACGGGTACGCTTGCCGGAACCATCCGTGTGGATAGCGTGCTGAACTTTGCGGGAGTCAGTTCTCCGGGCCCAAGCCGGACGATCGTGATTGCCCGCGCCGCTCCAGTGATTACTGCGGTTCGTGTCACTCGCTCGAGTGGCAGTCTTGAGATTCGCGTCGAAGGCTACTCGAATACGAGGCAACTGAGCGAAGCCCGGATTGCGTTTAGTGCTGCGGGTAGCGTGGATCTGACGACGGCAACGCAAGTAGTGGTGAATGTGCAGGCTGCGATCCAGGCTTGGTTTGCCAGTGCGGCAAGCCAGAGCTTTGGTGGTCAGTTTGCGTTGACTCTGCCCTTTACGGTTTCGGGCAACCCCGCCGATATCACGGGCGTGAGTGTGGTGATCACCAACGGGGAGGGCGCCTCAGCAGCAGTTGCGGCGAATTAG